From a single Balneolales bacterium ANBcel1 genomic region:
- a CDS encoding Gfo/Idh/MocA family oxidoreductase, producing the protein MKNSRRDFIKKSGFAGLGLAGFGLTGSSAIADPGSRSPHHYQQRFNMRGYAAPALDVVRIGVIGLGNRGSGTVRRLASLEGVEIRALCDLRPDRVDAAAQSISSYHKPDKYSNGPDDWKRMVERDDLDVIAIVTDWEPHAEQAIFSMEHGKHVYIELPAAQNMDQIWQMVETSERTRRHCMQVSRSCHRNDTGYILKMAREGLFGELIHAEGHYIHDLLMSHILNKEMFYNMWRLRENQGRQGNLYPGHGFVPIIQMMDINCGDKLDYLVSVSSNDFIMEDRIKELAAEDDFFKEFTGKEAKGNINTTIIRTQKGRTIMLQHDVTTPRPGARFTLLSGTEGTFAVGPNRFAASHDGWVPQEELDALIESYTPKLTRRFNELRREGQRDPDARGYAQVDPLDWRFVDCLRNGLPLEMDVYDAAVSTSIVPLTEWSVANRSNPVMIPDFTRGAWKTNKRGMDIDLKKGGNTRIL; encoded by the coding sequence ATGAAAAACAGCCGAAGAGATTTTATTAAGAAAAGCGGATTTGCCGGTCTTGGACTGGCCGGTTTTGGACTCACGGGATCTTCAGCGATTGCGGATCCCGGCAGCCGCTCTCCTCACCATTATCAGCAGCGGTTCAATATGCGTGGATATGCCGCACCCGCACTCGATGTCGTTCGCATTGGAGTCATTGGCCTTGGAAACCGGGGATCCGGAACAGTGCGCAGGCTTGCCAGTCTTGAAGGGGTTGAAATTCGAGCCCTGTGTGACTTGCGTCCCGATCGTGTGGATGCTGCAGCTCAAAGCATTTCAAGCTACCATAAACCGGACAAATACTCCAACGGACCGGATGACTGGAAACGAATGGTAGAGCGGGACGATCTGGATGTTATAGCTATTGTCACCGACTGGGAGCCTCATGCCGAGCAAGCCATTTTTTCCATGGAACATGGCAAGCATGTCTATATCGAGCTTCCCGCCGCACAGAATATGGACCAAATCTGGCAAATGGTGGAAACTTCGGAACGGACCAGAAGGCATTGTATGCAGGTTTCAAGGTCATGTCACCGGAATGATACCGGATATATCCTGAAAATGGCCCGCGAAGGTCTTTTTGGAGAACTTATCCATGCAGAAGGCCATTACATCCACGATCTGCTGATGTCGCATATTTTGAATAAAGAGATGTTTTATAATATGTGGCGCCTGCGCGAGAACCAGGGGCGTCAAGGCAATCTCTATCCGGGTCACGGCTTTGTACCAATCATTCAAATGATGGACATTAACTGTGGAGATAAACTGGATTATCTGGTTTCGGTATCCAGCAACGATTTCATTATGGAGGATCGGATCAAAGAACTGGCTGCCGAAGATGACTTTTTTAAAGAGTTCACCGGTAAAGAGGCTAAAGGGAACATCAATACCACCATTATCCGAACACAGAAGGGTAGAACGATCATGTTGCAGCATGATGTGACCACCCCGCGACCCGGCGCCCGGTTCACCCTTCTAAGTGGCACTGAGGGTACGTTTGCAGTTGGCCCAAACCGATTTGCAGCAAGTCATGACGGATGGGTGCCACAGGAGGAACTTGATGCGCTTATCGAGTCCTATACCCCGAAACTTACACGCCGTTTTAACGAGTTGCGCAGAGAAGGCCAAAGAGATCCAGATGCTCGCGGTTATGCCCAGGTCGATCCGCTCGACTGGAGATTTGTAGATTGCCTCAGAAATGGTCTGCCATTGGAAATGGATGTCTATGATGCTGCTGTTTCCACGTCCATTGTCCCGTTGACCGAGTGGTCGGTAGCAAACCGGTCTAATCCGGTGATGATACCCGATTTCACGCGAGGCGCATGGAAAACGAATAAGCGTGGAATGGACATTGACCTCAAGAAGGGGGGTAATACCAGAATTCTGTAA
- a CDS encoding Na+:solute symporter, giving the protein MILEPLDWAIMGLFFIILLTIGYATSRQAGKSTTHFFLSGRNMPWWLLGISMVATTFSADTPNLVTDMVRTGGVASNWQWWAFLLTGMLTVFVYAKLWNRSRIMTDLEFYELRYSGKMAAFLRGFRAVYLGFFFNVMVIATVSLAFIKISAVMLGIQPAPALIIAALIVVFYSGLGGLKSILWTDLFQFSFALFGAVIAAFFVVRSPEIGGLTELFTHPNVVDNLSFVPSISQPELFVSLFLIPIAVQWWAVWYPGAEPGGGGYVVQRMLSAKNERHAVGATLMFNFFHYALRPWPWILVALASLIVYPDIASMADQYPGVPSHYVQHDFAYPAMLREFLPSGLLGLVVASIVAAYMSTTASHINWGSSYLVNDFYARFYRPDATEKQKVRFGRISTVCLMVCALFLALLLQNALQAFQYILMIGAGTGIIYILRWFWWRINAYSEISAMVAAGTFSLMFIVIENFLLSHSTDGQVTLFHWTTTASYWNITKLLGTVILTTTTWVLVTFLTKPVDDDVLRSFYERIRPGGPGWRSLVERAQSEGINLTKGDDLRWDVPTGIICMISGTLAIYSVLFCIGNSLYGNYTEALILAFLAASSSAVLVRYWNRLQMR; this is encoded by the coding sequence ATGATACTGGAACCTCTTGACTGGGCCATTATGGGCCTGTTCTTCATAATTTTGTTAACCATTGGTTACGCCACTTCCCGACAGGCGGGCAAGAGTACAACCCATTTCTTTCTGTCTGGTCGCAACATGCCGTGGTGGCTTCTGGGAATTTCAATGGTAGCCACCACCTTTTCAGCCGACACCCCCAATCTGGTAACTGATATGGTGCGAACAGGCGGTGTGGCCAGCAACTGGCAATGGTGGGCCTTTTTGCTGACCGGCATGCTGACTGTTTTTGTTTATGCCAAGTTGTGGAACCGCTCCCGGATTATGACCGACCTTGAGTTTTATGAGCTGCGCTACAGCGGGAAAATGGCTGCCTTTTTGAGGGGGTTCCGGGCCGTCTATCTGGGTTTCTTTTTCAATGTGATGGTGATCGCCACGGTATCGCTGGCCTTCATCAAGATTTCAGCAGTTATGCTGGGCATTCAGCCGGCACCCGCACTTATTATCGCAGCGCTGATCGTGGTTTTTTACAGCGGCCTGGGTGGTCTCAAATCCATTCTTTGGACCGATCTCTTCCAATTCAGTTTTGCGCTGTTCGGAGCGGTAATTGCGGCATTCTTTGTCGTTCGCTCACCGGAAATCGGGGGCCTCACGGAACTTTTTACCCACCCCAATGTCGTGGATAACCTGAGTTTTGTGCCGAGTATTTCGCAACCGGAATTATTCGTCAGCCTGTTTCTTATTCCGATTGCGGTTCAATGGTGGGCCGTATGGTATCCCGGTGCCGAGCCGGGAGGCGGCGGCTATGTGGTCCAACGCATGCTCTCCGCAAAGAACGAGCGCCATGCTGTCGGCGCAACACTCATGTTCAATTTCTTTCATTATGCACTGCGCCCCTGGCCCTGGATTCTCGTAGCTCTGGCATCCCTCATAGTTTATCCCGATATCGCTTCCATGGCAGACCAATACCCGGGGGTCCCCAGTCATTATGTACAGCACGATTTTGCCTACCCGGCGATGCTTCGTGAATTTTTACCTTCCGGACTGCTGGGACTGGTAGTCGCTTCTATTGTGGCAGCCTACATGTCTACGACAGCTTCACATATTAACTGGGGATCCTCTTACCTGGTTAATGATTTTTATGCCCGATTTTACCGGCCGGATGCAACCGAAAAACAGAAAGTACGATTCGGAAGGATCAGCACCGTCTGTTTGATGGTCTGTGCCCTGTTCCTGGCCCTGCTTCTGCAAAACGCACTACAAGCTTTTCAGTACATACTTATGATCGGTGCCGGCACCGGAATAATCTATATTCTGAGGTGGTTCTGGTGGCGCATAAATGCATACTCCGAAATCTCCGCCATGGTAGCTGCCGGTACGTTTTCCCTAATGTTCATCGTTATTGAAAACTTCTTGCTGTCCCATTCCACAGACGGGCAAGTCACCCTGTTCCATTGGACTACCACTGCAAGTTACTGGAACATTACCAAACTGCTTGGTACCGTTATACTAACTACCACTACCTGGGTCCTCGTAACATTTTTGACCAAACCGGTAGATGATGATGTACTTCGGTCTTTTTACGAGCGAATTCGGCCCGGCGGACCCGGTTGGCGAAGTCTCGTCGAAAGAGCTCAATCCGAAGGAATCAACCTGACCAAAGGCGATGACCTCCGCTGGGATGTTCCAACCGGAATTATCTGCATGATTTCCGGCACACTCGCTATTTACAGCGTGCTATTTTGTATTGGAAACAGCCTGTACGGCAATTACACAGAAGCATTAATCCTGGCTTTTCTCGCCGCTTCCTCCTCAGCAGTACTGGTTCGCTACTGGAACAGACTTCAGATGAGATAA
- a CDS encoding DUF4832 domain-containing protein, with protein sequence MCGFLLSHCSSADQEIRHISYNGTDELFPNPERGIYVRYNSVPGQSGLNSASLEQDRSNNITQIGKSYYIEEFIHSDFTREFLDQIAEDFNTARKAGVKLHPRFRYTLNMDHPDAPLDQVLRHIKQLQPVFEEHFDVLSFLQAGFIGAWGEWHASSNNLDSPENMRAIQLALLDALPVERTSVVRSPRHKMNIFQTNLPLTPDQAFDGSYIARTGHHNDCFLADETDVGTYVPHVYPEFDNLEPHSIESIKDYLATENRYLPMGGETCNPRPDAGDRYHCETALAEMDRLHWSYLHRDYSRHILNTWEDQGCMEEVERRLGYRLAMLEGAFGMKSDAGDTFYFDLTLQNQGFASPFNPRDVQVVLRSTGESGKEWTIDLPDDPRYWFGGSDINLNYNLRLPDEIPAGEYNMFLFLPDPVEQLRKRPEYAIRLANEDTWEQSTGYNRLGHQIVILNETTLLP encoded by the coding sequence TTGTGCGGATTTCTGCTCTCTCATTGCAGTAGCGCTGATCAGGAGATCCGTCATATTTCCTATAACGGAACCGATGAGCTTTTTCCCAACCCGGAAAGAGGGATATACGTCCGCTACAACTCCGTCCCCGGACAAAGCGGACTCAATTCCGCATCATTGGAGCAGGACCGTTCCAACAACATCACGCAAATCGGTAAATCCTACTACATAGAGGAGTTTATCCATAGCGACTTCACCCGGGAGTTTCTGGATCAAATTGCTGAAGATTTTAACACTGCCCGGAAAGCAGGGGTTAAACTGCACCCGCGTTTTCGCTATACCCTTAACATGGATCACCCCGACGCCCCGTTAGATCAGGTACTCAGGCATATCAAACAACTGCAACCGGTATTTGAAGAACACTTTGATGTTCTTTCGTTTCTGCAGGCCGGGTTTATCGGTGCCTGGGGTGAGTGGCACGCCTCTTCCAACAACCTGGATTCACCTGAAAATATGAGGGCCATTCAACTCGCCCTGCTGGATGCCCTGCCGGTTGAACGAACTTCGGTTGTCCGGTCACCGCGCCATAAAATGAATATTTTCCAAACCAACCTCCCTCTGACACCTGATCAGGCTTTTGATGGTTCATACATTGCCCGTACCGGTCATCATAACGACTGTTTTCTGGCAGATGAAACCGATGTCGGAACCTATGTCCCGCATGTCTATCCGGAATTTGACAATCTGGAACCACACTCGATTGAAAGCATAAAAGACTACCTGGCGACAGAAAACCGGTATCTGCCCATGGGCGGAGAGACCTGCAACCCCAGACCGGATGCGGGCGATCGGTATCACTGTGAAACAGCATTGGCCGAAATGGACCGGCTTCACTGGTCCTACCTCCACCGGGATTACTCCCGCCATATTCTGAATACCTGGGAAGATCAGGGATGCATGGAAGAAGTGGAGCGGCGGCTCGGGTACCGATTGGCCATGCTGGAAGGCGCATTTGGCATGAAGTCTGATGCCGGAGATACGTTTTATTTTGACTTGACACTTCAAAATCAGGGCTTTGCATCGCCGTTTAATCCGCGAGATGTCCAGGTTGTGCTGCGAAGTACCGGTGAATCAGGCAAGGAGTGGACAATCGATTTACCGGATGACCCCCGGTACTGGTTTGGGGGATCCGACATCAACCTGAATTACAATCTGCGGCTTCCGGATGAAATACCTGCGGGAGAATACAACATGTTCCTTTTTTTGCCAGATCCGGTAGAACAGTTGCGCAAACGCCCCGAATACGCAATTCGTTTGGCCAATGAAGACACCTGGGAGCAGTCAACCGGTTATAACCGGCTGGGACACCAAATTGTCATTCTAAACGAAACTACCCTTCTTCCATGA
- a CDS encoding amidohydrolase family protein, with protein MKNIFFSRLALLLSSGLLLLLIGCGDTYYDMNDFRSVDKIDAHVHINVDDSPMIIQAREDNIRLVTVNVGSDEISIYDQKEVALRIRENHSDRVDFLSALPLDHWDNRDAWVQNAMKHVRESRENGAVGIKVWKVIGMELRDEDGSFVQIDDPRFYPIFEYMTEHQMPLMGHIGEPKNCWLPLEEMTVNNDRDYFENHPEFHMYLHDDYPSYEEIIEARNNFLGKFPDLPFFGAHLGSMEWSIDMMAEHLDKYPNMVMGMAHRVPHLQYLAQQDRDKLRDFFITYQDRLLYSTDLMHYVNDDPEAVRELSYTTWRDDWEFFVTDNSMEVWQVDGTFRGLKLPKSVIDKIFRENAIAFFGL; from the coding sequence ATGAAAAATATTTTTTTTAGCCGCCTTGCACTTTTGCTGTCATCAGGATTGCTGCTGCTTTTAATTGGCTGTGGCGACACTTACTATGACATGAACGACTTTCGGTCCGTTGACAAGATTGATGCTCATGTGCATATCAATGTGGATGACTCACCTATGATAATCCAGGCAAGGGAAGATAATATCCGCCTGGTTACCGTGAATGTCGGATCCGATGAAATCTCTATTTACGATCAAAAAGAAGTGGCACTCCGAATTCGCGAGAATCACAGCGACCGGGTTGACTTTTTATCCGCGCTACCGCTGGATCATTGGGATAACAGGGATGCCTGGGTTCAAAACGCCATGAAACATGTCCGGGAGTCCAGAGAAAACGGTGCTGTCGGCATCAAAGTCTGGAAAGTGATCGGAATGGAGCTCAGGGATGAAGATGGATCCTTTGTCCAGATTGATGATCCACGATTTTATCCGATCTTCGAATATATGACCGAACACCAAATGCCTTTGATGGGTCACATCGGAGAACCCAAAAACTGCTGGCTGCCCCTGGAGGAAATGACTGTGAATAACGACCGGGATTATTTTGAAAATCACCCGGAGTTTCACATGTATTTGCACGATGATTACCCTTCTTATGAAGAGATTATCGAAGCTCGTAATAACTTTCTAGGCAAATTCCCGGACCTGCCTTTCTTCGGAGCTCATCTGGGCAGTATGGAGTGGAGCATAGATATGATGGCGGAACACCTGGACAAATACCCCAATATGGTGATGGGTATGGCACACCGTGTCCCCCATTTGCAATATCTCGCACAACAGGACCGGGACAAGCTCCGGGATTTCTTTATCACCTACCAGGATCGGCTGCTCTACTCCACCGATCTCATGCATTATGTCAATGACGACCCGGAAGCTGTCCGGGAGCTTTCTTATACCACCTGGAGAGATGACTGGGAGTTTTTTGTAACGGATAACTCCATGGAAGTATGGCAGGTTGATGGCACATTTCGGGGTTTGAAACTTCCCAAATCAGTGATTGATAAAATTTTCAGGGAAAATGCGATTGCGTTTTTTGGTCTCTGA
- a CDS encoding DUF4832 domain-containing protein encodes MKKSPGKTTESVVALIFLAFLLTQCSVPTTVKTTTVTYELSDEIISNPERGFYVRHNWRPGDSALNADSLRELRNENITLIGRSYFIEEYRETDFPESLLEVIARDLQAVRDAGAKMYFRFRYSVRIGDPDAPLERVMRHIDQLEPLMRNNYDVIAFVQGGFIGAWGEWHASTHDLTSTENMRAILFRLMDVVPERAVGIRYPEAKMRIFETQEPLTEEIAFDGSYRSRAAHLNDCFLASPTDVGTYRIDAEWEKEYLQQENLFLPMGGETCNPRPDAGDRYYCETALNELDQMSWSYLNRDYSRRILDTWVEQGCMDEVQRRLGYRFALEKGTFSSSAQPGGALSLDIELINLGFASPFNPRDVQVILRNVNQPERIWHVNLPEDPRYWHGGETVRLQHDIQIPANIPVGSYELLLNLPDGMESLAGIADYSIRLANTGIWESETGFNRLNHRIEISDTAAGSSFDGTLRFQ; translated from the coding sequence ATGAAAAAGAGTCCTGGAAAAACCACCGAATCTGTTGTTGCACTGATATTTCTCGCTTTTCTTTTGACACAATGTAGCGTTCCGACTACCGTCAAAACCACTACGGTAACGTATGAGCTAAGTGATGAGATCATTTCCAATCCAGAAAGAGGTTTTTATGTGCGCCATAACTGGCGCCCTGGTGATTCCGCTCTCAACGCTGATTCATTACGTGAATTACGAAATGAAAACATCACCCTGATAGGCCGTTCCTACTTTATTGAGGAATATCGAGAGACCGACTTTCCGGAATCTTTACTTGAAGTGATTGCCCGGGACCTTCAGGCTGTGCGAGATGCCGGAGCTAAAATGTATTTCCGCTTCCGTTACAGTGTCCGCATTGGAGACCCAGATGCACCGCTGGAACGTGTAATGCGTCATATAGACCAACTTGAGCCTCTTATGCGGAATAATTACGATGTCATTGCCTTTGTGCAGGGGGGCTTCATCGGAGCCTGGGGTGAATGGCACGCATCTACCCATGACCTTACCTCCACCGAAAACATGCGAGCCATTCTCTTTCGTTTAATGGACGTTGTTCCTGAACGTGCTGTGGGTATTCGCTATCCGGAGGCCAAAATGCGGATTTTTGAAACGCAGGAGCCACTCACGGAAGAGATCGCATTTGATGGCTCATACCGTTCTCGTGCCGCGCATCTCAATGATTGTTTCCTGGCAAGTCCTACCGATGTAGGCACGTACCGGATCGATGCCGAATGGGAGAAAGAATATTTACAACAGGAAAACCTGTTTCTTCCTATGGGTGGCGAAACCTGCAACCCGCGTCCAGATGCAGGCGATCGTTACTATTGTGAAACAGCTCTCAACGAACTGGATCAAATGAGCTGGAGCTATTTAAACCGGGACTATTCCAGGCGTATACTTGACACCTGGGTGGAACAGGGGTGCATGGATGAAGTTCAACGTCGATTAGGTTATCGCTTTGCTCTTGAAAAAGGGACGTTCAGCAGTTCGGCACAACCCGGCGGAGCATTGAGTCTGGATATTGAGTTGATTAATCTCGGATTTGCTTCTCCCTTCAATCCACGTGATGTCCAGGTTATCCTTCGCAACGTCAATCAGCCGGAACGAATCTGGCATGTTAACCTTCCGGAAGATCCCAGATATTGGCATGGTGGTGAAACGGTCAGGCTACAGCACGATATTCAAATCCCCGCAAATATACCGGTCGGCAGCTACGAACTGCTGCTGAACCTGCCCGATGGTATGGAATCACTGGCCGGGATAGCCGACTACTCAATTCGTCTCGCCAACACCGGAATATGGGAAAGTGAAACCGGATTCAATCGCCTGAACCACCGGATTGAAATATCCGATACTGCCGCAGGTTCTTCCTTCGACGGCACACTCAGGTTTCAATAA
- a CDS encoding DUF4832 domain-containing protein, translating into MFGITSEHFSSNSSLVTYSPTDSNFPNPERGFYNWSQAGPSSSPLVATNLASMRSEGKSLLYRAYFLGDFRDSDISQGFLDLMEADFHAAREAGIKLVLRFRYTTSMDDPDAPADRVLAHIEQLQPLFEENYDVIAVVNAGFIGAWGEWHASHHNLTSLENKKKILGKLLEVIPEDRFVQIRYPMDKMSIYGTTSAVGPGEAFDGSDKSRTGHHNDCFLASPNDVGTYTNPTWEKNYLHDDTRYLPMGGETCRLREDAGTRYYCNSALDELAYLRWSFMNSSYYRGILDTWTDQGCMPDVERRLGYRFVMNEGSYSEAMHPGGALRFEMTLTNEGFAAPFNPRDLKVILRDPINPDELWEVQLPEDPRFWLGGEMITISHDLGISSEMENGNYDMLLHLPDPAERLQQRPEYAIRLANENVWEENTGFNRLLHQVTIDDSAEGTPHDGELVFRQAGTVTSSYSDNRNIDESPYHFRLHHNYPNPFNPATTISYELDYEMEVRLDVFSLSGHHISTLVNTTKSAGLHTVTFDAENLASGVYLYRFTSGNRQLTRSMSLIK; encoded by the coding sequence ATGTTCGGAATAACTTCTGAACATTTCAGCAGCAACTCCAGTCTGGTAACATATTCACCCACTGATAGCAACTTCCCAAACCCTGAACGAGGGTTTTACAACTGGTCACAAGCAGGACCATCCTCCTCTCCCCTTGTTGCCACTAATTTGGCTTCCATGCGAAGTGAAGGTAAAAGCCTGCTTTATCGGGCATATTTCCTGGGCGATTTCAGAGACTCCGATATTAGCCAGGGTTTTCTGGATCTGATGGAGGCCGATTTTCATGCAGCTCGTGAAGCCGGAATCAAACTGGTGCTACGATTTCGCTATACCACAAGTATGGATGATCCGGACGCTCCGGCAGATCGGGTGCTAGCCCACATCGAACAGCTTCAACCCCTGTTTGAAGAGAACTATGACGTTATAGCGGTCGTCAATGCCGGCTTCATCGGTGCCTGGGGTGAATGGCACGCATCTCATCACAATTTGACCTCTCTCGAGAACAAGAAAAAAATATTGGGGAAACTGCTCGAAGTCATACCGGAAGATCGGTTTGTTCAAATCCGTTATCCAATGGATAAAATGAGTATCTATGGGACAACCTCCGCAGTTGGACCTGGAGAGGCATTCGATGGATCTGACAAATCCCGCACCGGACACCATAACGATTGCTTCCTGGCCAGTCCCAACGATGTAGGTACCTACACCAATCCGACCTGGGAAAAGAATTACCTCCATGACGACACCCGGTATCTTCCCATGGGCGGAGAAACCTGCAGGTTGAGAGAAGATGCGGGCACTCGTTATTATTGCAATTCGGCTCTGGATGAGCTGGCGTATCTTCGATGGTCATTCATGAACAGTTCCTACTACCGCGGCATACTGGACACATGGACAGACCAAGGCTGTATGCCTGATGTGGAGCGAAGACTTGGGTACCGTTTTGTGATGAACGAGGGTTCCTACAGTGAAGCAATGCATCCCGGAGGTGCCTTGCGTTTTGAAATGACCCTGACCAACGAGGGGTTTGCAGCTCCGTTTAATCCCAGGGATCTGAAAGTCATACTGCGAGACCCAATCAATCCTGATGAACTTTGGGAGGTACAGCTTCCGGAAGATCCCCGATTCTGGCTGGGTGGTGAAATGATAACCATCTCTCATGATTTGGGTATATCTTCCGAAATGGAAAACGGAAACTATGATATGCTTCTTCATCTGCCTGATCCGGCCGAGCGATTGCAGCAACGGCCTGAATATGCCATCCGTCTTGCCAACGAAAATGTATGGGAAGAAAATACCGGATTCAACCGGCTGTTGCATCAGGTAACAATTGATGACTCGGCAGAAGGCACCCCACATGATGGTGAGCTTGTTTTCCGACAGGCAGGCACCGTTACTTCGTCGTATTCGGATAACCGAAATATCGATGAAAGCCCTTATCATTTCCGGTTGCATCACAACTACCCGAATCCATTCAATCCTGCAACTACTATTTCCTATGAGCTCGATTACGAGATGGAAGTCAGGCTGGACGTATTCAGTCTATCGGGGCATCATATTTCAACTCTTGTAAATACCACAAAAAGTGCCGGTTTACACACCGTTACATTTGACGCAGAAAATCTGGCCAGTGGGGTATATCTCTATCGCTTTACATCAGGCAACCGCCAACTGACCCGGTCCATGTCTCTGATTAAATAG
- a CDS encoding DUF4832 domain-containing protein: MKNLASRIIATSLMIGALLAFTQLENQMTLEENTVFYDESMDNLPNPERGFYSFTEGIPGRAPARAETFTELRNNGQSLISRFYMLDNFRDSDLSPEFLEQMDGDFEAMRDAGVKSIIRFRYTRSMDVPDAPLDRILSHLDQLQPVFERNADVIAVAHAGFIGAWGEWHASHHNLDNTSARREVLFKFLEVMPEERAVQIRYPNFKRQIFDRVEPLSEEEAFDGSFFSRTAHHNDCFLASPTDVGTYHGLDAEAVKEYLSLENRYLPMGGETCRLRDDAGTRFHCDSAISEMEWIRWSFLNRNYYAGILDHWRDNGCMEEIERRLGYRFVMREGTYTDVAAPNTSFRFNLEIENVGFAAPFNPRHVRIVLRNAFDANDFWVVELPDDPRFWQGGETVSLEYKIGIPETMNDGIYEAFLYMPDPAENLANDPRFAIRMANERTWNSDTGFNSLNHVLVIDSSADGELHDGDLVFSSSALAFPTSSEMQPVEKPTGPRLHQNYPNPFNPTTAIGFDLPEAGEISLVVYDVIGRRVAILAEGSYPAGRHNVSFNASRLGSGHYLYRLQVGDHIETRQMMLIN; encoded by the coding sequence ATGAAAAACCTTGCTTCGCGAATCATCGCCACCTCATTAATGATCGGTGCCTTACTTGCATTCACTCAGCTTGAAAACCAAATGACTTTAGAAGAGAACACGGTTTTCTATGATGAAAGCATGGATAACCTTCCGAATCCGGAACGGGGGTTCTACAGCTTTACCGAGGGTATTCCCGGCCGGGCACCGGCACGGGCAGAAACGTTTACAGAACTCAGAAACAATGGACAATCGCTTATCAGTCGCTTCTACATGCTAGATAATTTTCGGGATTCGGACTTGTCTCCGGAATTTCTCGAGCAGATGGACGGTGATTTTGAAGCAATGCGGGATGCCGGTGTCAAATCGATCATCCGCTTCCGCTACACCAGAAGCATGGACGTTCCGGACGCCCCGCTAGACCGAATTCTAAGCCATCTGGATCAGCTGCAGCCGGTATTCGAGCGAAATGCTGATGTCATCGCCGTAGCTCATGCCGGTTTCATAGGGGCATGGGGTGAATGGCACGCATCACATCACAACCTGGACAACACCAGCGCCAGACGCGAAGTTCTCTTCAAGTTTCTGGAAGTGATGCCGGAGGAACGGGCAGTGCAGATACGATATCCCAATTTCAAAAGACAAATCTTTGATCGGGTAGAGCCCCTTTCTGAAGAGGAGGCGTTCGACGGCTCTTTCTTTTCACGAACCGCGCATCACAATGACTGTTTCCTGGCCAGCCCGACCGATGTCGGCACCTATCATGGACTGGATGCTGAAGCCGTCAAGGAGTATCTCAGCCTTGAAAACCGTTACCTGCCCATGGGGGGTGAAACTTGCCGTCTCCGAGACGATGCAGGCACCCGTTTTCATTGCGATAGTGCGATCAGTGAGATGGAATGGATTCGATGGTCGTTTCTGAACAGAAATTATTATGCCGGAATTCTGGATCATTGGAGAGATAATGGATGCATGGAGGAGATCGAACGCAGACTCGGTTACCGGTTTGTCATGAGAGAAGGAACCTATACCGATGTTGCGGCACCCAACACCTCCTTCAGGTTCAATCTCGAGATAGAAAATGTTGGTTTTGCGGCTCCATTCAACCCTCGCCATGTCCGGATAGTATTACGTAATGCGTTTGATGCAAATGACTTCTGGGTCGTCGAACTTCCCGATGACCCCCGATTTTGGCAGGGAGGAGAAACGGTGTCCCTCGAATATAAAATCGGGATTCCGGAAACAATGAACGACGGGATTTATGAAGCGTTCCTATACATGCCGGACCCGGCTGAGAACCTGGCTAACGATCCGCGATTTGCAATACGTATGGCCAATGAGCGCACCTGGAACAGTGATACCGGTTTCAACAGTCTAAATCATGTACTGGTGATTGATTCTTCAGCCGACGGCGAATTGCATGACGGGGATCTTGTATTCAGCAGTAGCGCACTTGCATTTCCGACCAGCTCGGAAATGCAACCGGTTGAAAAACCGACAGGCCCCAGACTGCACCAGAACTACCCGAATCCATTCAATCCGACAACTGCAATCGGCTTTGATTTACCCGAAGCCGGTGAAATCAGTTTGGTGGTGTACGATGTCATTGGCCGCCGGGTCGCGATCCTTGCAGAAGGCAGTTATCCTGCAGGGCGGCATAATGTGTCCTTCAACGCTTCCAGGCTGGGTAGCGGACACTATTTATATCGTCTGCAAGTCGGAGACCATATTGAAACCCGACAAATGATGCTCATCAACTAA